The following are encoded together in the Marmota flaviventris isolate mMarFla1 chromosome 18, mMarFla1.hap1, whole genome shotgun sequence genome:
- the LOC139702668 gene encoding sulfotransferase 2A1-like, translated as MTDGYLWFEGLRFPVLGYSYEVLKEACAQFVIKDEDTVLVTYPKSGTHWMIEILCLIHSHGDTKWIRSVPPWERSPWIETDVGYKPLNEREGPRLMSSHLPFHLFPKSLFTSKAKVIYIMRNPKDVLVSGYYHRSMMKLCKQPESLEQYFQWFIQGNVPYGSWFEHIRGWMSMRDRENVLLLSYEELQKDPRSTIERICQFLGKKLNPEELDSVLKNSSFQVMKQNKMSNFEILPEALFTKPFLITRKGISGDWKNHLTVAQAEAFDKVYQEKMVGFPKELFPWE; from the exons ATGACAGATGGCTACTTGTGGTTTGAAGGGTTACGTTTCCCTGTGCTTGGTTATAGCTATGAAGTTTTGAAAGAAGCATGTGCTCAGTTTGTGATAAAGGATGAAGACACAGTATTGGTGACCTACCCCAAATCAG gAACCCACTGGATGATTGAAATTCTCTGCCTGATTCACTCCCATGGTGATACCAAGTGGATTCGATCTGTGCCCCCCTGGGAACGCTCACCCTGGATAGAGACAGATGTGGGTTACAAACCATTAAATGAGAGAGAAGGTCCACGGCTCATGTCCTCTCACCTCCCCTTCCATCTCTTCCCCAAGTCTCTATTCACTTCCAAGGCCAAG GTGATATATATCATGAGAAATCCCAAAGATGTTCTTGTGTCAGGTTATTATCATCGGTCTATGATGAAACTATGTAAGCAACCAGAGTCACTGGAACAGTATTTTCAATGGTTCATCCAAGGAAACG TGCCCTATGGATCATGGTTCGAGCACATTCGGGGCTGGATGTCCATGAGAGACAGGGAGAACGTCCTGCTGCTGAGTTATGAAGAGCTGCAGAAG GACCCAAGAAGCACCATAGAGAGGATCTGTCAGTTCCTGGGAAAGAAGTTGAATCCAGAAGAACTGGACTCCGTCCTCAAGAACAGCTCCTTCCAAGTCATGAAACAAAACAAGATGTCCAACTTTGAAATATTGCCTGAAGCTTTATTTACTAAGCCTTTCTTAATTACAAGAAAAG GCATCTCTGGGGACTGGAAGAATCACCTCACAGTGGCCCAAGCTGAAGCCTTTGATAAAGTTTACCAGGAGAAGATGGTGGGTTTCCCCAAAGAGCTGTTCCCATGGGAGTAA